The Actinomycetota bacterium genome contains the following window.
GCGCACGTCGCGTTCCGGTTCCGCATCTGGCATCACGTCTCATGGCAACGTGTGACGGCGGCCGCGGTGGTGCTCGGGTCGATCCCATTCGCCGCGGTGATGCCGGCGCTCGGCGCCCTGGGCCTGCTCACGGTCGTGCTGGCCGGGCTGATCGCGTACGAAGCGATCACGCGTTCGGAATTCCGCGAGCGGGTCCGCCACGAGGACGACGCGACCGGATCCCCTCCCACGCCCCAGCGTTAGCCCCCGGTCTCAGCCGGACGGGAGCCTGATCCCTCCGTCGTCGTCGAGCGGGAAGCCTGGGTTGTAGGCAACCTCCCATGGATGACCGTCGGGGTCGACGAACACCCCCGAGTAGCCGCCCCAGAACGTCTCACCCGGCTCTCGCCCGATGCGGGCGCCGACGGCTCTGGCCCGGTCGATCACGTCCTCGACCTGTTCGGGGGAGCGCACGTTGTGGGCGAGGGTCACCCCGCCCCATCCGTTCGTGTCGTCGACGGCACTGTCGGCGGCGAGCTTCGCGCGGTCCCAGAGTGCGACGATCAAGCCCCCGGCCTGGAAGAACGCAGTGTCCTCGACGTCGAGGCCGACCCGCCACCCGAGCCGCTCGTAGAAGTCCTTCGACGTCCCGACGTCGGCGACGCCGAGCGTGACGAGGCTCACCCGCTGCTCCATCAGGGGGTCGTCTCCTCGTGAAGCCGCCAGTGGTTCACGTGCAGCGGGCGATCGTCGAACGCGAGGACGTCCATGGTGCCGACGAGCTCGAAGCCGAGCGAGCGGCAGATGCCGTTCGAGGGCGCGTTCGTGACCCCCGGGTACGCGTTGATGTCGCCCCACCGGTCGTCGGCACGAGCACGCTCGATCAACGCGGCCGTGGCGGCCTTGCCGATGCCCCGTCCCTGGAACTCGGGCAAGACCATCCAGCCGATCTCCGTCTCGTCCTCACCGTGGTCGTCGTGTCGCCACAACACGACCGAGCCCATGGGCTCGGCCTGGTCGGATTCGACGATCGAGATCCAGTACTCGCCGCGCTCGACCGCCTCGACGTCGCGGCGGAGCTTGTCGGGCACGCCCTCGCGAGGCAGCGGCCCCCCGAGCTCGGCCATCATCGCGGGGTCGCAGCGCATGCGGACGTAGAGGTCGAGGTCGTCGAGCGTGACGTCTCGCAGTTGCATGTCACGACCCTACCGATGACCGCCGACCTTGCGCCAGAACGTGGTCGCCGAACACCTACCGATCGGTCCAGTGCCAGGTGAACATCACGCCGGCCGGCTCGGGCGTGCCGAGGGCCTTCCGATACGTCGCGAGGGCCGCCTCGTTGTCGTGCTCGGTCAGCACGAACATCTCGCCGCACCCGCGCGTCTCGCAGAGCGCTATCAAGCCCTGCATCAGCGCGGTCGCGATCCCCCGACGTCGGAAGTCCTCGTCGACCCCGAGCTCGTAGACGAACATCTCCGATCTGGCCTTGTCAGGGTGCGTCAGCTCGACACCCGAGACGAATCCGACGGGATGCCCGCCGATGCGAGCCACGAGGAGAACGTGGCGCCGGTCGTCGAGGAAGGCCCGCGTCGCGCCGTCGTCGACCGGGTGATCGAATAGGTGAGCCGCTTCCTTCACCGACGCGACGGAGTCTGCGACCTCAAGCTCGATCTCGTCGCTGTCGCTCGGCATGTGGGACAGGGTAGGCCAGGCAGAGCGAGGACTTCGCCGTCGCCGCGGAGTCGTAGGGTGGTGCGCATGGTTCGCGCGCCCGAAGATCTGGATCTGCGGCTCGAGGAGCATCGGCGGGAGCTCACCGCCTACGCCTACCGCATGCTGGGGTCGGCGTTCGAGGCCGAAGACGCCGTGCAGGAGACGATGCTGCGCGCGTGGCGCGGCTACGAGCGGTTCGAAGGTCGCGCGGCGCTCCGTTCGTGGCTCTACCGCATCACCACGAACATCTGTCTCGACATGCTGAGCGGCAAGGAACGCCGCGCTCGCCCGATGGACCTGGGGCCCGCGAAGGCGGCCGAAGCCTCGAACCTGGGCGACCCCCTGCCCGAGGCGACGTGGATCCTGCCGGTGCCCGACGATCGCGTCCTGCCGACCGACGGGGACCCAGCCGCGGTGGCCGAGGCGCGCGAGACGATCCGCATCGCCTTCATCGCCGCGCTGCAGCATCTGCCCCCGAAGCAACGCGCGGTGCTCGTGCTGCGTGACGTCTTCCGCTGGAAGGCCTCCGAGGTCGCGGAGCTGCTCGACACGTCGGTCGCTTCGGTCAACAGCGCCCTGCAGCGCGCCCACGCGACGCTC
Protein-coding sequences here:
- a CDS encoding VOC family protein; its protein translation is MEQRVSLVTLGVADVGTSKDFYERLGWRVGLDVEDTAFFQAGGLIVALWDRAKLAADSAVDDTNGWGGVTLAHNVRSPEQVEDVIDRARAVGARIGREPGETFWGGYSGVFVDPDGHPWEVAYNPGFPLDDDGGIRLPSG
- a CDS encoding GNAT family N-acetyltransferase codes for the protein MPSDSDEIELEVADSVASVKEAAHLFDHPVDDGATRAFLDDRRHVLLVARIGGHPVGFVSGVELTHPDKARSEMFVYELGVDEDFRRRGIATALMQGLIALCETRGCGEMFVLTEHDNEAALATYRKALGTPEPAGVMFTWHWTDR
- a CDS encoding GNAT family N-acetyltransferase; translated protein: MQLRDVTLDDLDLYVRMRCDPAMMAELGGPLPREGVPDKLRRDVEAVERGEYWISIVESDQAEPMGSVVLWRHDDHGEDETEIGWMVLPEFQGRGIGKAATAALIERARADDRWGDINAYPGVTNAPSNGICRSLGFELVGTMDVLAFDDRPLHVNHWRLHEETTP
- a CDS encoding sigma-70 family RNA polymerase sigma factor, encoding MVRAPEDLDLRLEEHRRELTAYAYRMLGSAFEAEDAVQETMLRAWRGYERFEGRAALRSWLYRITTNICLDMLSGKERRARPMDLGPAKAAEASNLGDPLPEATWILPVPDDRVLPTDGDPAAVAEARETIRIAFIAALQHLPPKQRAVLVLRDVFRWKASEVAELLDTSVASVNSALQRAHATLGAAGISDAAPLRPLDDEQRSLLERYVDAFERYDMDSLTSLLRDDATWSMPPYALWLQTHDDIAAWCLGPGIGCRGSRLIPLEVNGSPGYAQYKPAPRGGHEPWALQVLEVSGDRIAGISFFLDTAHLFPLFGLPDRLDA